CAACCGGTTCAGTCCTAGGCATCCAGTTGCCGTTGACGTCGATACCACCGCCAGCCACCGGTTCCAAGCAAGCCGATCCAGGCTAACGCCGTCAGTACGCCCGTTACGGTTTGCACGGTCGTCTTGCGGTACTCATAACGAATCTGACTGGTCCCCGCGTTCACCCGAATGTGCACCACACCGTTGCCATCGAGCGTCGGCGTCTGTTCGTGCCCGTTCACGTAGACGTGATATCCGTAGTAGTCCAGCTGCGGCAACTTGATGTTTTGCGCAGTCGTACTGCGTAACGTGTAGACTAGGCCGTTAGCAACCGGCCGAACCCCTAATTGTTGCAACGAAGCGGGCTGTTGCCCGTTAGGTTGGGTATTCATTACCGGAATTGAATGCGTCCGGACCGCCGCCATGGAGACGAGACCCCGTTGGGCCACGTAATCGGTCGTGGTGTCCTGCGTGGCATTTGCCAAGTAGGTTGCATTGGTGACAACCTTCGCGTTCGTCGGTCCCACTGACCGATAAAGGGTCGTGCTGGCGCTAAAGGATAAGCCCACGACAATCACCGTCACCGCAGCCACCACGGTTAACCCGCGTTGAAAGGTCGTCGTCCGGGTAATCACCATGATGGCGCGAGCGCCAACCAAGGCCAGTGGAAAGTCGGCCAAGGCCAAGAACCGCCACGGAAATTGGATACTCCCCAGCAGGCCTTGAAGCAACGGCCACGGAAACAGGTTTGTCGCCAGTAACACGAAGATGCCACCCAGTACCAGACAATAGTGATCGAACGGCCGTAACCGCCGCCAGACGACGATCGCCAATCCGCTAGTGACCAGTAGCAAGATCCCAAAGTTAATGGCGTTAGAGGCTACGGCATCGTTCAGTGAATTCCACAGTAAGTCGCCGAGGTGCGTGGCACTATCGGCCAAGGTATACTGGGCAATTCCCAGCTTTCCTATGTGCTGCAGCTGTTCGATTAGCGGTCCCAGAAAGCTTAGCGATAGCAACGCCGCCGTGCCCGCAGCAGCCCCTAACCGCAGTGCCCGCGCGGAAATCTCGCGGCGCCGCAAGCCCCAAAAGCTCAGCATAATGACCACCCCAACGCTGCTCAAGACCAGGGAGACCACGTGCGTCAACGCAATCAGGGCCATCCCCACGGCCAACCAATACCACTTCCGGTAATCCCCGGCCGCGATGCTGTAAGTCCCGTAGAAAATCAGGGGCAGAAAGGCAAAAACAATCCCTTCGGCCAACGAGCCGCGCACGAAGAAATCCAAGAAACGGTACTGGGCAAAGCTATAGATGACGGCGGCTAGGAAGGCCTCGGCGTGATTGGGTAACAACCGGTCAGCTACCTGGGCGGCAATCCAGAGGGTCACCACGTTCAACAGAACCAAGAAAAGGTAATAGCCGCTGATGCCACTAGCGAGGTTTTGCAACCAGGCAGCCGGCAACAACGCGGCGGCCGGGTAGAACAGGTTAATGGGATACCCCCAGCCACTAAAGGCCGTGGTCGAAACGGCCGGAATCTGCCACCAGTGACCACTGAGTTGCATGTCGCGAGCCAGCCCCTGAATGCGATTCAGGTGAAACCCCAGATCGTCTCCCAGGTAGAGCTTGCCAGAAAAGCCCCAGGGCAAAATCCAAATGACGCTCAGGACCACAAAACTAAGCAGTTCTAGCTGCCACCGATATTTTGTCACCATTCGTCGAATTAGTTGCATCATACTACCAGACTCCCCCAACCACTAACGTTTCACGGTCACGAACGCTATTCCTTACGTTGGAATAACCAGTAGGTGACGTTCATGTTTTCAAAACTCTGCGTATGCTGGGCCACGTACCGATAATTGCGGTACAGGACCTTACTGATCTGCGCCGTCCCCGGATTCAGGTTGCCATCCGTAATCTGGCCCGGCTTATAGGCGAGGCCCTTCCAGGCTTGCGGTGACTTCCCCGCCGGCGTGTTAAAGACCACCCACTCCACTTGCTTATGCCGAATTGCGTTGACCTGCGAGTCGATAATCGTCGGGTCGCTGCGTACCGGAATGTTGTAATTCTGGAAGTAATACTGGTTAGGCACGGCCCCAGAAGCCGTGTAAAAGCCCATGTCGATCGACCCGTAATTCAACAACGTAAGGTTCTTCCCCGTGGACTTCGCCCGCATCAGATCACCAAACTCGGTCTGCGCCGGCAATTGTGGTACCTTGGTGTGCCGGTTCGTCACCGACGCGTTATTGGGGAACAACCGTGAACTCGTAAAGTTATTATTGACTCCCAGAACCAGGAACAGGCTGACTAGGATGGTGGCCAGAATGGTCAGGGCATCGTCGTCACTTTGAATGGTCTGCCGGTCAAAGAAGAACTTGCAGAAGTAGATGAACGGCAACACGAAGAACGGAAAGTAAACCAGTTGATAGTACTGGAAGACGTTGCCACTACTATAGCCGTACAGGGCCAAAATGTCGTTAGCCAAAAAGACCACCAGATACAGGCTTTTGGCGAAAGCGCCCTTCAAGATATCCGTGCGAAAGGTAATCGCCAACGTCCCCAGTAAGCCCAACACGAAGAAAACGACGCCGGACAAGAAGAACTGGGACAGCAGACTGGTCGATTGTACCAGGTTGGCGAAGAACGACACGGACGACGTCAGGTACACGTGCGTGTTAAAGAAGAAGTAGACGTAAATAAAGCTCTTGAGGCCGTGGACCGTGGCAAAGTAGAGCACCCACGGCACCGTCGCTAGTAAGAACCCCGCCCCGCTCCATAGCACTAGGCGTTTGAGGACGGCCCAATTCCGCTGACGCAGTAAGGTAATCCCCATGAAGAGATAAAAGGCAATCCAGCCGCCTAAGAGCGTGTATTTCGAGAAGAACTCGATCCCGACAAATAGCCCCTGCGCAAAGAACCACCAGGGACTGACCTGGAAGTGGTGGTCCACCAGTAACATGATCAGATAAATCAACGACAGGATGAAGGGCAACGCGAAGAACTCCGCCGTATCCCCGTAATCGTAGTACGGGTGGTAGAGGAATAACGCCGGTGAAAGAATGCCGACCAATAAAGCCTGTGGCGTGGTCAACACCCGCTTAGCAATCCGGTACGTCAAGTACATCGAGGCAATTAACGTTGCCGACTCGTAGACGTAAATAAACACAAAGCTCCGGTGCGAAACCAGGTACGCGATGATGTGTAGGAGGTAGATGTAGGGGCCCTTCTGTTCGAAAATATCCTTATACAGTACCTGACCATGCGCCATGGCCTTGCCCACCGTAAAAAAGGCGTTATTATCCGGCGAATAATCGAAATAAAACGCCGGTGACGTGTACGAACAAATCAACATAATAAAGAATCCCAGTAACGTGAATAACGTCAGATATTGGAATTCCCGGTTATTCAACTGTGCTTTCAGCTTAGCCAACACGCGCGATCACCCATTCTCTCCCTGAGTTTCGATCCTCATCGGTGGTGCGCGGTGTTGCACCACCATTCGGTTCGCATTATGGGGCAGCCCGTTGGTGGCTTCAACAATTTTAGCGTGAAAGCGGGGCGATCACTCGATCACCTTACAATTAATTTTGTGATGGCTCCCCCGCTACCGTATACTTCACGGTGACTGCCGGGCACCGGGTGATCAGTGCCGTGACGTAGAACGGTCCGGTGGTCACCGCCGAAAACTGGCGCTTGGAGAGCGGGATGGTCAACTTCCCCGACTGGGTCACGGTACACACGCGAATCACCCGCTGGTGCTGATCGCGCAAGACAACCGTCATCCCCCGGCGAGCGTGGTGAAACCGCAACTGCCGTTTTCGCGGCCGGATCGCCCTTAGTCGTAAAGTCGGACTCACCGACTGTGGCGCTAACGGTTCGACCGGGGTCACCGGTAAGTGTTTTTTTCGCGGAACAATCACAATGGTCTCTGCGTCCATCGCGGATGTTACCCGCGGCGTGGTCATCTGAATCAGTTCTCCCAATATTAATGCCTCCTGACAAAAATCTCTGATGTACGCTGATTATACGGACCGCCGGCTCACCGAAACAAGTCGGAACCCTTCGTCCGCCCCAAGTCGCTATGAATCTCGTTGTGAAAAGGGTTTTTCTTGCGTTGCCAGCAAAAAAGGGCCTAGAACAAAAGTCTCAGGCTCTTTAGCGTCTCCGAATATTTGGTGTCGAAACGTGCGCCAAAAGGCAGCTGGTTCCGCTTAACCCCGTAAGCCAAACAATCCAAGTTCAGGATTGTCCGTCTTACGACGTTAATGCTCACCAGCTAACCGCCTTTTGTCCCACTCTCTTCCGTCGTTATTCAATTGGTGTTACTTGAAGATCACATACTTCACGGTATAGGTCTTGTAACCCTTTTCGGCCACCGTAAAGGTGAAGTACTTGCCGTATTTCGCTAACTTTTCTGCTTCCTTCTTGCTCAGCTTAATGCTGAACTTACCGCTGCGCTTAACGTCAAACTTGGTGACGTATTGACCCTTCCGGTTCCGCAACGTCACCTTAGCGCCCTTGCGTCCCTTCTGGAACAAAACGATGCGGCTATCCTTACGATAACGCAAACGACCCCGCATCTTCTTGGCGCTGGTAACCACCTTTGCCGGCTTCTTAGCGGGCTTTTGTGGCTTACTGGATTCGGCCGCAGAACTGGAGCTAGCCGCACTGCTAGAACTAGAAGCCGCTACCGGAACTGCGTTGTCGCCACCACCATCGAAGCTAAACGACGCATCATACGTGTCGGATGACGCACTGCTGCTGACGCCACTTGCCGCATCGGCTGAAGCACCGTCCGCATGGGCGGAAGTTGCCGCAACCCCCGCTAGTGACAACGCGGCGACTAAAGCGGCAGCATAACCTAAAACCTTTTTCATGAAAACTCCCCCTCAGAGTTTAAGACTATAGTCAGTCGTCCCAGGCATTGGCTATCTACAGTCCATTCTAGGAAGGGGGCTGCCAGAGTCAAGCATTCGCGTTATCCGCCCCTCATCCGCAATGATGCGACCGGCTAAATGGCGGCTAGTTCCCCGTCAGATCAACGTTTCGGCCAGCCGTGATGGGGCCATCACCAATGACGGTGAGCTAATTATATCCCCAATTCTTTCAATGGCTTTCAAACTAGTCCGCTTAGCTGTAACTGGTCACCACGATTCAGGGTGACCGCTACCGTCATAAAAAAGAGTCGGCACTGGGCCGACTCTAGATAACCGCATTTACCCCTAGGTTATTTGCAGACTGGATTGGAAACCGTGTAAGTCTTGTAGCCTTTTTGTGCTACAGAATACTTAAAGGTCGAACATTGACTGAGCTTTTTGGCTTGGGCCTTAGTCAGCTTCAAGTTAAAGTTCCCCGTGGTCTTCACGTCAAACTTCTTGACGCACTGCTTCTTGCCGTTTAAGACCGTTAACTTGGCGTTCTTGCGACCGTTCTGGAATTCCAGTTGCCGAGCGTTCTTGGTGTAGTTCGTCCGTAATTTCATTTGCTTAGACGTGGCTAAGGTTTTCACGGATGATTTACTACCCTGGGCACTCGTCGACGCGCACCCGCCTAAAGCTAACACAGCAGCGACACCAGCAACATAACCTAAAATCTTTTTCATAAAGAACTCCCCCTAGAAATAGATCGGTAGTCACCTCTGGCTATCTGCAACCCAGTTTAGAGTCCCGGTGATTCAGAGTCAAGACAGCCGTCCGGCTCAGATTTTAAGGTGGTCACTCAGGGGCCCCCGTCACGGTTAAATGCCTTCGTTACGGGCTTTATCACCCTAACCAGTTAACACAACCGGTTAGTCATACTCACCGTTCGATCTCTAAAAAAGGACGTGAGTTGGCGTCTTGAATGGGACGTTAATCGCTGATTCCCCCGTGACTCCAGACGCTAGCGCTAGGCATGGTCGTCAGATCCTTGACGTGCTGACTGTGGTAGATCGGGGTAAGGGTGGTATCCGTACTGGCCACCGCCACAACGCTGACCAACCCTAAAACCAGCACGACACCCGTCACAATTCCAAAAACTTTTTTCATGAAAAGAACTCCTAACCAATTAATTTATTGATTTTCTCTCTGCAAGTTTCATTCTATAAGGCCGTAAACCAGCTGTCAAGGGACCTAAATACGGTGGCCATTGTGCACGGAACGGGCATTCTCACCAGCGGTCCGAGTGTTGAAAGTCGGTGAAAATCAAAAGCAGGCAGCCCCGCCCTCACGGCGCAAACTGCCTGCTTCATTAGATGATTAGTTAAACTTGATTGTTGTCGGTCACAACGACGCTTACCCGAAGAACCCACCGCGGATGTTATACCGCCGACGGATCCAGATCATCGCGGCAATCGATAATAAGCCGACGATGATGCTTGGCCACGGCATCAACACGGGGTTGATGGCTGGTGGCAAGAGTTGGGCGAAGTAGAAGAGCACCATCCACACCGCGAACCCGACCAGAGTCAAGAGGAACCGAATCCAGCCGTTGAACCGGTGCTTGATCTTCGGATCGAACAACCGGGGCATGATTGGCAACAGGAACCCTGCGACCAACGCACTGACTAGAATGGCCGTGATGCCCACGGGACTACTGGTCTTCATCAACTTCGGTGAGAAGAGGTACATCACCCCGAACAACAGCGTGAAGATCATAAAGAACGTCAGCGCGTTGTAGACCATGTTTGGCCAGTAATCGGGGCCGCCGAAGACCTTGCCTTCGGCTTCTCGTTGGGGACCTTCCACCACGTACTTGACGCGACTCGCCACGTCACCGTACAGGTTCTTAGCGGTCTTCCCACTCTTCTGGCCCTCGACTAACTCGTTGACCATGGCTTGCACGGCCGCCGCCTTCTTGTCGGGCGACAGCTTAGTGCTTTCTAGGGCCTTGTTGAAGCGGAACATGTAATCGGCATTCCGCTTGGTTAGCCCCAGATTATCAAACGCCGTGCGCTCGTTAGTGGCGACGGTGTTGCGATTCTGATGCACATCCGCATTCCGCGGTCGTGCGTTTGGCTTGTTTTCACTCATAGTTGAATCCCTTCTAAACGTTGAAGCGGAATTCGACAATGTCGCCGTCCGTCATCACGTAATCCTTACCTTCGACCCGCAGCTTACCGGCTTCCTTGACGGCCGCTTCGGTCTCGTACTTGTCTAAATCAGCAAACGCCATGACTTCGGCCCGGATGAACCCGCGTTCGAAGTCGGAGTGAATGATTCCGGCGGCTTGGGGAGCCTTGGTACCGGCCTTATAGGTCCAAGCCCGGGTTTCCTTACCCCCGGCCGTGAAGAACGTTTCCAGACCTAAGAGGTGGTAGGACGCCCGAATCAACCGGTTCAACCCAGGTTCTTCGACGCCTTCCGCTTCCAGGAAGTCCTTCTTTTCGTCATCGTCGAGTTCGGCGATTTCTTCTTCGGCTTCGGCGGCCACGGCAATGGCTTCGGCGCCTTCCTTGGCGGCGTAATCCTGAATCGTCTTGAAGTACTTGGAATTTTCGGGGGCGGCCATGTCGTCTTCGGCGATGTTGGCCACGTACAGAACCGGCTTAGAGGTCAGCAGGAACAGGCCCTTGACGATTTTTTGTTCGTCTTCGTCAAAGTCTAGCGTCCGGACCGCGCCCCCGTTTTCGAGGACCGGCTTGATCTTCTCGAGCACGGCCAGTTCAGCCTTAGCTTCCTTGTCGCTCCCCTTAGCGGCCCGTTGAACCTTGGCCAGCCGCTTGTTCACGGCATCTAGATCGGACAAGCCCAGTTCCAAGTTAATGGTTTCGATGTCGTCGATCGGGTCAACTTTCCCGGTCACGTGGGTGATGTTGTCGTCGTCAAATGCCCGTACCACGTGGACGATGGCGTCCACCTGCCGGATGTTTTCGAGGAATTGGTTCCCCAAACCTTCACCCTTGCTGGCACCTTTGACGATCCCGGCGATGTCGGTAAATTCAAACGTCGTGGGTACAACCTTCTTGGCGGGAATCAATTCTTGAATCCGGTCCAAGCGGGCATCCGGTACTTCAACCATCCCGACGTTGGGATCGATCGTGGCGAACGGGTAGTTGGCCATTTCGGCACCGGCATTAGTAATCGCGTTAAATAAGGTTGACTTCCCCACGTTAGGTAAGCCAACGATTCCTGCAGTTAATGACATTACGCTTATTCACTCTTTTCTGAATTTTCGGCATCGGCCTTGCGAACCAATACCTTCTTTAGTTTCTTCTCGAACTCACGCCGTGACAACATCACCACGTGGCCGCAGTTGGTACACTTGATCTTAATATCCGCGCCCATCCGGGTAATCTCCCAGCGGTTGGCACCGCATGGGTGGGGCTTCTTCATTTCAACCACATCGCCTAAGTCGTACATCGTATCCCTCCGTTAGTTCGATTGAATGTTCAGCAACGTCAAAATGCGGTTCAGATCATCGTTGGAGAGATATTCGATTTCGATATGTCCCGCGTGATCCTGATGATTATTCTCGTTGATCGACACCTGCGTGCCAAAGTGTTCCTGAAGTTGGTTCTCCGTGGAGCGCAAGAACGGTGACTTCTTCTTAGCGGGTTTCTTCGCCGCCTTCTTGGCCGCCCCGTTGAGCTTGCTGACCTCGGACTCCAAGGCCCGCACGGTCATCCCCTCGGAAACGGCCCGCTTAGCCAGCATCACCAACTTGCTCTTGTCCTTTAAGGATAGCAACGTTCGGGCCTGGCCCATCGACAACTGGTTGTGTTGCAGCATGTCCTTGACGGCCTTGGGTAACCCCAATAGCCGCAAGTAGTTGGCAATGTAAGGCCGACTCTTGCCCAGCCGTTCGGAGACCTGGGCCTGCGTCAAGGTGAGCTTGGTCATCAGGGTATCGTAGGCTTCGGCCTCTTCTAACGGCGTCAGGTCTTCACGTTGCAGGTTTTCCAGCACCGCGATTTCCATCATTTGTTCTTCGGTCACGTCGCGGATGATGCCGGGAATCGTAACCTTGCCCGCCATCTTGGAGGCTCTAAACCGGCGTTCGCCCGCCAGAATCTCGTAACGGTTAGCCCGCTTGTCCGGTTGCCGGACGATGATCGGTTGGAAGACCCCGGTCTTTTCGATGGAAGCCGCTAAATCGGCCAAGCCCTTTTGGTCGAACTTTTGCCGGGGTTGGTACGGGTTGGGCACGATGTCCGCCAGCGTCAAATCGACCACGGTCTCTTCGCCGGTGTCGACGCCATTTTCAGCGAACAGCGCGTCAATCCCGCGCCCTAAACTTTTCTCTTTCTTACTTGCCATGGGCAGCTAGCACTTCCTTTGCGAGTTCAGTGTACACCTCTGCACCTTTAGATTTCGGTGCGTAATCAATAATCGGC
Above is a window of Levilactobacillus zymae DNA encoding:
- a CDS encoding DUF951 domain-containing protein; this encodes MYDLGDVVEMKKPHPCGANRWEITRMGADIKIKCTNCGHVVMLSRREFEKKLKKVLVRKADAENSEKSE
- a CDS encoding glycosyltransferase family 39 protein; translation: MLAKLKAQLNNREFQYLTLFTLLGFFIMLICSYTSPAFYFDYSPDNNAFFTVGKAMAHGQVLYKDIFEQKGPYIYLLHIIAYLVSHRSFVFIYVYESATLIASMYLTYRIAKRVLTTPQALLVGILSPALFLYHPYYDYGDTAEFFALPFILSLIYLIMLLVDHHFQVSPWWFFAQGLFVGIEFFSKYTLLGGWIAFYLFMGITLLRQRNWAVLKRLVLWSGAGFLLATVPWVLYFATVHGLKSFIYVYFFFNTHVYLTSSVSFFANLVQSTSLLSQFFLSGVVFFVLGLLGTLAITFRTDILKGAFAKSLYLVVFLANDILALYGYSSGNVFQYYQLVYFPFFVLPFIYFCKFFFDRQTIQSDDDALTILATILVSLFLVLGVNNNFTSSRLFPNNASVTNRHTKVPQLPAQTEFGDLMRAKSTGKNLTLLNYGSIDMGFYTASGAVPNQYYFQNYNIPVRSDPTIIDSQVNAIRHKQVEWVVFNTPAGKSPQAWKGLAYKPGQITDGNLNPGTAQISKVLYRNYRYVAQHTQSFENMNVTYWLFQRKE
- the ychF gene encoding redox-regulated ATPase YchF — translated: MSLTAGIVGLPNVGKSTLFNAITNAGAEMANYPFATIDPNVGMVEVPDARLDRIQELIPAKKVVPTTFEFTDIAGIVKGASKGEGLGNQFLENIRQVDAIVHVVRAFDDDNITHVTGKVDPIDDIETINLELGLSDLDAVNKRLAKVQRAAKGSDKEAKAELAVLEKIKPVLENGGAVRTLDFDEDEQKIVKGLFLLTSKPVLYVANIAEDDMAAPENSKYFKTIQDYAAKEGAEAIAVAAEAEEEIAELDDDEKKDFLEAEGVEEPGLNRLIRASYHLLGLETFFTAGGKETRAWTYKAGTKAPQAAGIIHSDFERGFIRAEVMAFADLDKYETEAAVKEAGKLRVEGKDYVMTDGDIVEFRFNV
- a CDS encoding ParB/RepB/Spo0J family partition protein; this encodes MASKKEKSLGRGIDALFAENGVDTGEETVVDLTLADIVPNPYQPRQKFDQKGLADLAASIEKTGVFQPIIVRQPDKRANRYEILAGERRFRASKMAGKVTIPGIIRDVTEEQMMEIAVLENLQREDLTPLEEAEAYDTLMTKLTLTQAQVSERLGKSRPYIANYLRLLGLPKAVKDMLQHNQLSMGQARTLLSLKDKSKLVMLAKRAVSEGMTVRALESEVSKLNGAAKKAAKKPAKKKSPFLRSTENQLQEHFGTQVSINENNHQDHAGHIEIEYLSNDDLNRILTLLNIQSN
- a CDS encoding DUF1129 domain-containing protein codes for the protein MSENKPNARPRNADVHQNRNTVATNERTAFDNLGLTKRNADYMFRFNKALESTKLSPDKKAAAVQAMVNELVEGQKSGKTAKNLYGDVASRVKYVVEGPQREAEGKVFGGPDYWPNMVYNALTFFMIFTLLFGVMYLFSPKLMKTSSPVGITAILVSALVAGFLLPIMPRLFDPKIKHRFNGWIRFLLTLVGFAVWMVLFYFAQLLPPAINPVLMPWPSIIVGLLSIAAMIWIRRRYNIRGGFFG